Proteins encoded together in one Wolbachia endosymbiont of Menacanthus eurysternus window:
- the rplC gene encoding 50S ribosomal protein L3, translating to MRRVGSSRRIGLLMRNVGHTSLYFNFSRIAVTLLYLDETYILDIKKQDKCGYNSVILGTGDLQKIAKPQLGFLKKNGISGKYKLYESRLNDLSGIECGKRVGVNHFVIGQYLDIIGYSIGKGFAGVIKRHGFSGLRASHGVSISHRTQGSTGQCQDPGRVFKGKKMAGHLGSSRVTVHNMKVLFIDYEDSLIAVRGNNIPGFKNSYVFVRDAIKKPLHKDICFSIGLFSDANNNSING from the coding sequence ATGAGAAGAGTGGGTTCATCGAGAAGAATTGGTTTGCTGATGAGGAATGTTGGTCATACTTCTTTGTATTTTAATTTTAGTCGTATAGCTGTAACTTTATTATATCTTGATGAGACATATATTCTAGATATAAAGAAGCAGGACAAATGCGGTTATAATTCAGTCATTTTAGGTACAGGAGATTTGCAAAAAATTGCAAAACCTCAATTAGGATTCTTAAAGAAGAATGGGATAAGTGGTAAATATAAGTTATATGAATCTAGATTAAATGATCTTTCTGGAATAGAATGCGGTAAAAGAGTTGGGGTTAATCATTTTGTGATTGGTCAGTATCTTGATATTATTGGTTATTCTATAGGTAAGGGGTTTGCTGGTGTAATAAAGAGGCATGGTTTTAGTGGTCTTAGAGCGTCTCATGGTGTTTCTATTTCTCATAGAACGCAAGGTTCTACTGGTCAATGTCAAGATCCTGGTAGGGTGTTTAAGGGAAAGAAGATGGCTGGTCATTTAGGTAGCAGTAGGGTAACTGTTCATAACATGAAAGTGTTGTTTATCGATTATGAGGATAGCTTAATTGCTGTAAGAGGTAATAATATTCCTGGATTTAAAAACTCGTATGTTTTCGTGAGAGATGCAATTAAAAAACCATTACATAAAGATATTTGTTTTTCTATTGGTTTGTTTTCAGATGCAAATAATAATAGTATTAATGGGTGA
- the rpsJ gene encoding 30S ribosomal protein S10, which yields MVDEVEQVAYIVSKAFDCSKLEKYVREFVCGFKDKFKHSDAKLSGPVALPRSDFKFDVGRSPHVDKKSHEQFEKRTSERLVVLYGLTPAMMQMLGDSSFFPPPPPGVEIYLKIKKILKKGK from the coding sequence GTGGTAGATGAAGTAGAACAAGTTGCTTACATCGTAAGCAAGGCTTTCGATTGTTCAAAATTAGAGAAATATGTTAGGGAGTTTGTATGTGGATTTAAGGATAAGTTTAAACACTCTGATGCAAAGTTATCAGGTCCTGTTGCGCTTCCGAGAAGTGATTTTAAGTTTGATGTTGGTAGGTCTCCCCACGTTGATAAAAAGTCTCATGAGCAATTTGAAAAGAGGACTTCTGAGCGTTTGGTTGTTTTATATGGCCTTACTCCTGCTATGATGCAGATGCTTGGAGATTCGTCATTTTTTCCACCCCCACCTCCAGGTGTAGAGATTTATTTAAAGATTAAAAAAATTCTTAAAAAGGGAAAATGA
- the rplV gene encoding 50S ribosomal protein L22 — MKDKCAVIKAGSEVLKSTPRKLNLVANLIRNKDVSFAVMQLKFCEKKAAGLIEKVLNAAIANAQYNYGLDIDNLYIKEILIGKSFTLRRVLPRAMGRTNRIVKRYSNITIKLGEL; from the coding sequence ATGAAAGATAAATGTGCAGTGATTAAAGCTGGTTCTGAAGTATTAAAATCTACTCCTCGCAAGTTGAATTTGGTTGCTAATTTAATACGTAATAAGGATGTTTCTTTCGCTGTTATGCAGTTAAAGTTTTGTGAAAAGAAAGCTGCTGGTCTCATAGAGAAAGTACTGAATGCTGCAATTGCTAATGCTCAGTATAATTATGGATTAGATATTGATAATTTATATATAAAAGAAATTTTAATAGGTAAGTCTTTTACTTTGCGTAGAGTGCTGCCAAGGGCAATGGGCAGAACTAATAGGATTGTTAAGCGTTATAGTAATATAACTATAAAATTAGGAGAATTATAA
- the rplN gene encoding 50S ribosomal protein L14, with translation MIQKNTLLDVADNSGAREALCIGLLGGRRFASIGDIIVVSVKSINPKGKVEKGGVYRAVVVRVRSRVRKFDSSVIYFSSNAVVLIDNQGEPIGTRVFGPIKKLQSSFFMKIMSLAVEVL, from the coding sequence ATGATTCAAAAAAATACATTATTAGATGTAGCAGATAATTCTGGTGCACGTGAAGCGCTTTGTATTGGTTTATTAGGTGGAAGAAGATTTGCATCCATAGGTGATATAATTGTTGTATCCGTTAAATCCATCAACCCGAAAGGGAAAGTAGAGAAGGGAGGAGTATACAGAGCTGTTGTTGTTAGAGTAAGAAGTCGTGTTAGAAAATTTGATAGCTCTGTAATTTATTTTTCTAGTAATGCTGTAGTTTTAATTGATAATCAGGGCGAGCCTATTGGTACTCGAGTATTTGGTCCAATTAAAAAGTTACAATCTAGTTTTTTTATGAAAATAATGTCATTAGCTGTTGAGGTTTTATAA
- the rplE gene encoding 50S ribosomal protein L5 — protein MFKELYKDNIVKCLKNKFSYSNLMQVPKLVKICINMGIGDAAMNNKVINEPFDNLYLIAGQKPVLTFAKKSISGFKIRKGVVVGCKVTLRRNRMYEFLERLVYIALPREKDFRGFSMKQFDGNGNFSFGIKEYISFLEVDYDKVSKIRGMDINIVTSTTNDKEAKELLLAFNFPFFD, from the coding sequence ATGTTTAAAGAATTATATAAAGATAATATAGTGAAGTGTTTAAAAAATAAGTTTAGTTATAGTAATTTGATGCAAGTACCTAAACTTGTTAAGATATGTATTAATATGGGTATTGGAGATGCTGCAATGAATAATAAAGTGATAAATGAGCCTTTTGATAATTTATATCTAATTGCAGGACAAAAGCCTGTATTAACATTTGCAAAAAAATCTATTTCTGGTTTTAAAATAAGAAAGGGTGTTGTAGTAGGCTGCAAGGTTACTTTGCGTAGAAATAGAATGTATGAATTTTTAGAAAGGTTAGTGTATATTGCTTTACCAAGAGAAAAAGATTTTAGAGGATTTAGCATGAAACAGTTTGACGGCAATGGTAATTTTTCCTTCGGAATAAAGGAATATATTTCATTTTTAGAAGTAGATTATGATAAAGTAAGTAAAATTAGAGGTATGGATATTAATATTGTAACAAGTACAACTAATGATAAAGAAGCAAAAGAGCTGTTGTTAGCTTTTAATTTTCCATTTTTTGATTAA
- the rplD gene encoding 50S ribosomal protein L4, which produces MECKLVNLFNDDLGTVKLNPMIFSVKQKLIILYDIVKWQLSKRRAGTRKVKGISDVSGTTAKPYSQKRTGRARHGSLRSPQFRGGGIVFGPVVRSHAYFLNKKVRKFGLKIALSLKYSINQLVILDSLNVDVKKTSEMRKYIENFKFSSFLIVGNYGDSLLRATRNLSNISLIKPIGLNVFDILNHECVMLTNDTLKYLEGRLL; this is translated from the coding sequence ATGGAGTGTAAATTAGTAAATTTGTTTAATGATGATTTGGGTACTGTTAAGCTTAATCCTATGATTTTTTCTGTTAAACAGAAGTTGATCATTTTATATGATATAGTTAAATGGCAGTTATCGAAAAGAAGGGCTGGTACTCGTAAAGTTAAAGGGATTAGTGATGTTTCCGGTACTACGGCTAAGCCTTATAGTCAAAAGCGTACTGGTAGGGCGAGACATGGGAGTTTGCGTTCTCCTCAATTTAGAGGAGGTGGAATTGTTTTTGGTCCTGTTGTTAGGAGCCATGCTTATTTTCTTAATAAAAAGGTACGTAAATTTGGTTTAAAGATCGCTTTATCTTTAAAGTATTCTATTAATCAATTAGTAATTCTTGATAGTTTGAATGTTGATGTAAAAAAAACGTCTGAGATGCGCAAATATATTGAAAATTTTAAGTTTTCTTCTTTTTTAATAGTTGGTAACTATGGGGATAGTTTGTTACGTGCTACTAGAAATTTGAGCAATATAAGTTTAATCAAGCCTATTGGGTTAAATGTTTTTGATATATTAAATCATGAGTGTGTGATGTTGACAAATGATACTTTAAAGTATCTTGAAGGTAGGTTATTATGA
- the rplB gene encoding 50S ribosomal protein L2: MMKCFNPTTPSSRGTVLVNRTGLSKYKPEKLLTFGKKSSGGRNSYGRITTRHRGGGHKRKYRIIDFKRNRDDQGIIEKIEYDPNRSGFLALVSYSGVKSYILAPQNVKPGDIVVSGNNADILPGNCLPLRYIPVGSFVHGVELKPGNGAVIARAAGCYAQIVGRDGDYVLLHLRSGQVRLVLSSCKATVGMMSNPNHKNKKLGKAGRNRWLGIRPTVRGVAMNPVDHPHGGGEGRTSGGRHPVTLWGVATKGKKTRNKNKLSNKYIKQLKG; the protein is encoded by the coding sequence ATGATGAAATGTTTTAATCCCACTACTCCTTCCTCTCGTGGAACTGTATTGGTGAATAGGACTGGTTTATCAAAATATAAACCAGAGAAGCTTCTTACGTTTGGTAAAAAATCTAGTGGTGGGAGGAATAGTTATGGTAGAATTACAACTCGTCATAGAGGTGGTGGTCATAAAAGGAAATATAGAATTATAGATTTTAAACGTAACAGAGACGATCAGGGAATAATTGAGAAAATAGAGTATGATCCAAATAGGAGTGGTTTTTTAGCGCTGGTATCATATAGTGGTGTTAAGTCTTATATACTTGCACCACAGAATGTTAAGCCTGGTGATATTGTAGTGTCAGGTAATAATGCTGATATATTACCTGGTAATTGTTTACCATTAAGGTATATACCCGTTGGATCTTTCGTTCATGGTGTTGAGTTAAAACCCGGTAATGGTGCTGTAATCGCTAGGGCTGCTGGTTGTTATGCACAAATTGTAGGTCGTGATGGTGATTATGTTTTATTGCACCTGAGATCTGGTCAAGTTAGATTGGTTTTGTCTTCTTGTAAAGCTACTGTTGGTATGATGTCTAATCCTAATCATAAGAATAAAAAATTGGGTAAAGCGGGAAGAAATAGATGGTTAGGAATTAGGCCTACTGTTCGTGGTGTTGCTATGAATCCCGTTGATCATCCTCATGGTGGTGGAGAGGGAAGAACTTCTGGTGGTCGTCATCCTGTTACTCTTTGGGGAGTTGCAACAAAAGGAAAGAAAACTAGAAATAAAAATAAACTTAGTAATAAATATATAAAACAATTGAAAGGTTAA
- the tuf gene encoding elongation factor Tu, with product MARVVEAFGKPHINVGTIGHVDHGKTTLTAAITKYYGSFVPYDQIDKAPEERKRGITIATAHVEYHTEKRHYAHVDCPGHADYVKNMIVGAAQMDAAILVVSGVDGPMPQTREHILLAKQVGVRNIVVYINKADVADHDMIGLVEMEIRELLTKYGFHGDEVPFVVGSALKVLEGDESGEYGKKSVDKLMSALDEYVPDQPRPVDLPFLMPIEDVFSISGRGTVVTGRIEKGEIKTGEEVEIIGLKTTQKTICTGVEMFKKLLDKGCAGLNVGILLRGTKREEVERGQVLAKPGTITPHRKFKAEIYVLKKEEGGRHTPFFANYQPQFYIRTTDVTGSIRLLEGKEMVMPGDDVRIEVELQAPIAMDKGLRFAIREGGKTVGSGIVSEILE from the coding sequence ATGGCACGAGTAGTAGAAGCATTTGGTAAGCCGCATATAAATGTGGGAACGATAGGACATGTAGATCATGGAAAGACTACGTTGACAGCGGCAATAACGAAGTATTATGGGAGTTTTGTACCGTATGATCAAATAGATAAAGCACCGGAGGAAAGGAAAAGAGGAATAACGATAGCAACAGCGCACGTTGAATATCATACAGAGAAGAGACATTATGCGCACGTTGATTGTCCAGGACATGCTGATTATGTAAAAAATATGATAGTTGGTGCGGCACAAATGGATGCTGCAATATTAGTTGTGTCTGGTGTTGATGGTCCTATGCCGCAAACAAGAGAACATATATTGCTAGCGAAGCAGGTTGGTGTTAGAAATATTGTAGTGTATATTAATAAGGCTGATGTTGCTGATCATGATATGATTGGTTTAGTAGAAATGGAAATTAGAGAGTTATTAACGAAGTACGGTTTTCACGGAGATGAAGTGCCATTTGTTGTAGGTTCTGCGTTGAAAGTATTAGAAGGTGATGAAAGTGGTGAGTATGGAAAGAAATCAGTGGATAAATTGATGAGTGCATTGGATGAATATGTACCGGATCAACCAAGACCTGTAGATTTGCCATTTTTGATGCCAATAGAGGATGTGTTTTCGATATCTGGTCGTGGAACGGTAGTAACGGGGAGAATAGAAAAGGGAGAAATAAAGACTGGAGAGGAGGTGGAAATAATAGGATTAAAGACAACACAGAAAACCATATGTACAGGTGTTGAGATGTTTAAGAAGCTATTAGATAAAGGATGTGCAGGGTTGAATGTAGGGATATTGCTAAGAGGGACAAAAAGAGAAGAAGTTGAAAGGGGACAGGTATTAGCAAAACCAGGGACTATAACGCCTCACAGGAAGTTTAAGGCTGAGATATATGTCTTAAAGAAGGAGGAAGGAGGTAGACATACGCCGTTTTTTGCAAATTATCAACCTCAGTTTTATATAAGAACGACTGATGTAACTGGAAGTATAAGATTATTGGAGGGAAAAGAGATGGTAATGCCCGGGGATGATGTAAGAATAGAAGTAGAATTACAGGCACCGATAGCGATGGATAAGGGTTTACGTTTTGCGATAAGGGAGGGTGGTAAAACTGTTGGCTCTGGTATTGTATCTGAAATTTTGGAGTAA
- the rplP gene encoding 50S ribosomal protein L16 — protein MFIPKKSKYRKAFKGRVSGNTKGGNVLSFGSYGLKAVEAGRVQSKHIETVRRVISRTLKRSGKIWIRIFPGIPVSKKPADVRMGKGKGSVEFWIFRVKPGRVLFEISGDVSMHLAKLALEKATAKLPLKCRFISHSC, from the coding sequence ATGTTTATCCCTAAAAAGAGTAAGTATAGAAAGGCATTTAAGGGAAGAGTTAGTGGCAATACAAAGGGTGGTAATGTTTTGTCTTTTGGTAGTTATGGATTAAAGGCTGTAGAAGCAGGTAGAGTTCAATCTAAACACATTGAAACTGTAAGGCGCGTGATATCTAGGACATTAAAGCGTTCTGGTAAAATATGGATAAGAATTTTTCCGGGTATTCCTGTTAGTAAAAAGCCTGCAGATGTACGTATGGGTAAGGGGAAGGGTAGTGTTGAATTTTGGATATTTAGAGTAAAGCCTGGCCGGGTGTTATTTGAGATTAGTGGTGATGTTTCAATGCATTTGGCAAAATTAGCGCTTGAGAAGGCAACTGCAAAGCTTCCTCTAAAATGTAGGTTTATATCTCATAGTTGTTGA
- the rpsC gene encoding 30S ribosomal protein S3 has product MGQKVNPIGFRLKINTSNTWDSIWYATNKDYKVKLHQDLYIRSYINESFRNTSLSRIIIERKIDLVSVTIYSSRPGIIIGKKGLDVEKIKRKIAEEIKNNVEINVVGIKRPEIDASLISSNIAQQLEKRISFRRAMKKAIQSCLRMGGGGIKVSCSGRLGGVEIARTEWYKEGRLPLHTLRANIDYAFCKAKTIYGIIGVKVWVYVV; this is encoded by the coding sequence ATGGGGCAAAAAGTTAATCCTATAGGGTTTAGATTAAAGATAAATACTAGTAATACCTGGGATTCTATTTGGTATGCTACTAATAAAGATTATAAGGTAAAATTACATCAGGATTTGTATATACGTAGTTATATAAATGAATCCTTTAGAAATACTAGTCTTTCTAGGATAATCATAGAACGTAAGATTGATTTAGTATCTGTAACGATATATTCTTCTAGACCAGGAATAATAATAGGTAAGAAAGGTTTAGATGTTGAAAAGATAAAACGAAAGATAGCAGAAGAGATAAAGAATAATGTGGAAATAAATGTAGTAGGAATAAAAAGACCTGAAATAGATGCATCTTTAATATCGAGTAATATAGCGCAACAATTAGAGAAACGTATTTCATTTAGAAGAGCAATGAAGAAGGCTATTCAGAGTTGCTTGAGAATGGGAGGTGGTGGCATTAAAGTAAGTTGTTCTGGACGTCTAGGTGGAGTTGAAATAGCTCGTACTGAATGGTATAAAGAGGGTCGTTTGCCATTGCATACTTTACGTGCTAATATAGATTATGCCTTTTGCAAGGCAAAAACTATATATGGTATTATAGGAGTTAAGGTCTGGGTTTATGTTGTTTAA
- the rpmC gene encoding 50S ribosomal protein L29 translates to MDINDIRLKSSQELYEILINLRKEFVNLVFQKKIGQCNNILRFILIKKSIARVLTILNERRVVEKERARSKRRKK, encoded by the coding sequence ATGGATATAAATGATATTAGATTAAAGTCTTCGCAAGAGTTATATGAAATTCTTATAAATTTGAGAAAAGAATTTGTTAATTTAGTTTTTCAAAAAAAAATAGGACAGTGTAATAATATTTTACGTTTTATTTTAATAAAAAAAAGTATAGCTCGTGTTTTAACTATTTTAAACGAGAGGAGAGTAGTAGAGAAAGAAAGAGCAAGGAGTAAAAGGAGAAAGAAATAA
- the rpsS gene encoding 30S ribosomal protein S19: MSRSVWKPPFCHPSVLKLVNRVLREGSINKVIKIHSRASVILPSCLGLKFAVYNGKDYIPVNVNNQNMIGHKFGEFSPTRKFIGHNSDKKVVRR, translated from the coding sequence ATGAGTAGATCTGTATGGAAGCCACCTTTTTGTCATCCATCTGTGTTAAAATTAGTAAATAGAGTTTTAAGAGAGGGTTCTATTAATAAGGTTATTAAGATTCACTCTAGAGCCTCTGTGATTCTTCCTAGCTGTTTAGGTTTGAAGTTTGCTGTTTATAATGGTAAAGATTATATTCCGGTTAATGTTAATAATCAAAATATGATAGGTCATAAGTTTGGTGAATTTTCTCCTACTCGTAAATTTATTGGACATAATAGCGATAAAAAAGTAGTGAGAAGGTAA
- a CDS encoding 50S ribosomal protein L23, which produces MIKYNSVIKYPIVTEKSSFLREKFNRYSLYVSVNVNKYKIRLTIESLFGAKVSSLNVIRVKPKRSCFKGIIGYEKRRKKVYFSLMNHQKLDIMGGV; this is translated from the coding sequence ATGATTAAATATAATAGCGTGATAAAGTATCCTATAGTTACAGAAAAGTCTTCTTTTTTGAGAGAGAAGTTTAATAGGTATTCTTTGTATGTTTCTGTAAATGTAAATAAATATAAGATAAGGTTAACGATAGAATCTTTGTTTGGCGCTAAGGTTTCTTCTCTAAATGTTATTAGAGTTAAACCTAAACGTAGCTGCTTTAAGGGTATAATTGGTTATGAGAAACGAAGAAAAAAGGTCTATTTTTCTTTAATGAATCATCAAAAATTAGATATAATGGGTGGTGTTTAG
- the rpsQ gene encoding 30S ribosomal protein S17, with translation MSRKFYGIVTRVKCNKTIKVSLLRVYRNKFYKKIIKRYKKYTVHDENNVCREGDRVLIQEHKPVSATKKWIATRIE, from the coding sequence ATGTCTAGGAAATTTTATGGTATTGTAACTAGGGTTAAGTGTAATAAAACTATAAAGGTTTCTTTATTGCGTGTTTATAGGAATAAATTTTACAAGAAAATTATAAAGAGATATAAAAAGTATACCGTTCATGATGAAAATAACGTATGTAGAGAAGGAGATAGAGTTCTTATACAAGAACATAAACCCGTTTCTGCTACTAAAAAGTGGATTGCTACTCGAATTGAATGA
- the rplX gene encoding 50S ribosomal protein L24 has translation MSAKIRSGDDVVILVGKDRGRTGKIVKIIVCDSKKKAIVSGINICKRHTKPKAGSSGGIISKELAIDVSNIAILDPRYKAPTRVGFKILNGKKVRFAKISGDLLD, from the coding sequence ATGAGCGCAAAAATAAGAAGCGGTGACGATGTTGTAATTTTAGTTGGTAAAGATAGGGGAAGAACTGGTAAGATAGTTAAGATCATTGTATGTGATTCTAAGAAAAAAGCTATTGTTTCTGGAATTAATATATGTAAGAGACATACAAAACCGAAAGCTGGTAGTAGTGGTGGTATAATTAGTAAAGAGTTAGCTATTGATGTATCTAATATTGCAATATTAGATCCTAGATATAAAGCTCCAACTAGGGTTGGATTTAAAATTTTAAATGGTAAAAAAGTGCGTTTTGCAAAGATTTCCGGGGATCTTTTAGATTAG